A single region of the Epinephelus moara isolate mb chromosome 12, YSFRI_EMoa_1.0, whole genome shotgun sequence genome encodes:
- the LOC126398695 gene encoding serine/threonine-protein phosphatase PP1-beta catalytic subunit-like — MAESELNVDSLISRLLEVRGCRPGKIVQMSEAEVRGLCIKSREIFLSQPILLELEAPLKICGDIHGQYTDLLRLFEYGGFPPEANYLFLGDYVDRGKQSLETICLLLAYKIKYPENFFLLRGNHECASINRIYGFYDECKRRFNIKLWKTFTDCFNCLPIAAIIDEKIFCCHGGLSPDLQSMEQIRRIMRPTDVPDTGLLCDLLWSDPDKDVQGWGENDRGVSFTFGADVVSKFLNRHDLDLICRAHQVVEDGYEFFAKRQLVTLFSAPNYCGEFDNAGGMMSVDESLMCSFQILKPSEKKAKYQYGGVNSGRPVTPPRTTQAPKKR, encoded by the exons ATGGCGGAAAGCGAGTTGAACGTTGACAGCCTCATCTCTCGACTACTAGAAG TGCGAGGATGTCGTCCAGGGAAGATCGTACAGATGTCAGAGGCTGAGGTGCGAGGGCTCTGCATCAAGTCCAGAGAGATTTTCCTCAGTCAGCCGATCCTACTAGAACTGGAGGCTCCACTCAAAATCTGcg GTGATATCCATGGACAGTACACAGACTTGCTGAGGCTATTCGAGTATGGAGGCTTCCCTCCAGAGGCCAACTACCTGTTCCTGGGGGATTACGTGGACAGAGGGAAGCAGTCGCTGGAgaccatctgcctgctgctcgCTTACAAGATCAAATACCCAGAAAACTTCTTCTTGCTCAGGGGGAACCACGAGTGCGCCTCCATCAATCGAATCTACGGTTTCTACGATGAGT GCAAGCGCAGGTTCAACATAAAGCTCTGGAAGACCTTCACAGACTGTTTTAACTGTTTGCCCATTGCTGCGATTATTGACGAGAAGATTTTCTGCTGCCACGGAG GGCTGTCACCTGATCTACAGTCCATGGAACAAATTCGACGCATCATGAGACCCACTGATGTCCCAGACACAg GCTTGCTGTGCGACCTGCTGTGGTCAGACCCAGACAAAGATGTGCAGGGCTGGGGGGAGAACGATCGGGGAGTTTCCTTCACCTTTGGGGCCGACGTGGTCAGCAAATTTCTCAACCGTCACGACCTGGACCTCATCTGCCGAGCACATCAG GTTGTTGAAGACGGCTATGAGTTCTTTGCCAAACGACAGCTGGTGACGCTGTTCTCTGCCCCTAATTACTGCGGGGAGTTTGACAACGCAGGCGGCATGATGAGTGTGGACGAGTCCCTTATGTGCTCCTTTCAG ATCCTAAAGCCGTCAGAAAAAAAAGCTAAGTACCAGTACGGAGGGGTGAATTCAGGACGCCCTGTCACCCCGCCTCGCACCACTCAGGCACCAAAAAAGAGGTGA